One Marinibacterium anthonyi genomic region harbors:
- a CDS encoding metallophosphoesterase, MG_246/ family yields MRLLFLGDVMGRAGRDAISEHLPKLREDWRLDFVVVNGENATNGMGLSAAHAKLIFDAGADCVTLGDHAFDQKDMMQAVEEDSRIIRPLNFAKTAPGRGYRLFNAPGGRKVLVLQVLGQVFMKRAFDDPFSAVDTVLRAHPRGGLAQAVIVDMHCEATSEKMAMGHFCDGKASLVVGTHTHVPTGDAQILPGGTAYLTDAGMCGDYLSVIGMDKAEPMRRFVTGMAKGRFTPAEGPATLSGVFVKTDDRTGAAQEVRMIRTGGRLETAEP; encoded by the coding sequence ATGCGACTCCTCTTTCTGGGCGATGTCATGGGCCGTGCCGGCCGTGACGCCATATCCGAACACCTGCCGAAGCTGCGCGAAGACTGGCGGCTCGATTTCGTCGTGGTCAACGGCGAGAACGCCACCAATGGAATGGGCCTGTCCGCCGCCCATGCCAAGCTGATCTTTGACGCCGGGGCCGATTGCGTCACCCTGGGCGACCATGCCTTCGACCAGAAGGACATGATGCAGGCCGTCGAGGAAGACAGCCGCATCATCCGCCCGCTGAATTTCGCCAAGACCGCCCCGGGCCGGGGCTATCGGCTGTTCAACGCGCCGGGCGGGCGCAAGGTGCTGGTGCTGCAGGTGCTGGGCCAGGTCTTCATGAAGCGCGCCTTCGACGATCCGTTTTCGGCCGTGGACACCGTGCTGCGCGCGCATCCGCGCGGCGGGCTGGCCCAGGCCGTCATCGTCGACATGCATTGCGAGGCGACGTCGGAAAAGATGGCCATGGGCCATTTCTGCGACGGCAAGGCCAGCCTTGTCGTGGGCACCCACACCCATGTGCCCACCGGCGACGCCCAGATCCTGCCCGGCGGCACCGCCTACCTGACCGATGCCGGCATGTGCGGCGACTACCTGTCGGTGATCGGCATGGACAAGGCCGAACCCATGCGCCGCTTTGTCACCGGCATGGCCAAGGGCCGGTTCACCCCCGCCGAAGGCCCCGCCACCCTGTCGGGGGTCTTCGTCAAGACCGACGACCGCACCGGCGCGGCGCAAGAGGTCCGCATGATCCGCACCGGCGGCCGGCTGGAAACCGCGGAGCCCTGA